A genomic window from Gossypium hirsutum isolate 1008001.06 chromosome D10, Gossypium_hirsutum_v2.1, whole genome shotgun sequence includes:
- the LOC107935405 gene encoding uncharacterized protein isoform X1, giving the protein MENETQSLLPKNRSSNPSYSTPEGLELRSFRLGLNWFCLDQSNLWKVSLSWSFFFVLAIGVPIISHYVLLCSNCDEKHRRPYDAVVQLSLSSFAAVSFISLSSWARKYGIRKFLFLDKLCDVSDKVRKGYAEELQKSMKLLCVFVLPCLAAESAYRIWWYATGASQIPYLGNMYVSDIIVCALQLASWLYRTSIFILACIFYQLTCHLQILRLEDFAQVFQKETEVRSILAEHLRIRRNLRIISHRFRLFLLLSLVLVTASQFFALLMTTRTTTAVNIYEVGELALCSISLVTGLFICLRSATKITHRAQAITGLAAKWHVCATINSFDEADGETPMAQIVSPQMYPVDVDWESDEEDEGDDLDNTKLVPIFAHTVSFQKRQALVTYLEHNRAGITVYGFMVDRTGIHTIFGIELALLLWLLNKTIVNLT; this is encoded by the exons ATGGAAAATGAAACCCAATCTTTATTACCCAAAAACAGATCATCAAATCCAAGCTATTCAACTCCAGAAGGGCTCGAATTAAGGAGTTTCAGATTAGGTCTCAACTGGTTTTGTTTAGATCAATCCAATTTATGGAAAGTGAGTCTTTCTTGGTCTTTCTTCTTCGTGCTTGCTATTGGGGTTCCGATTATTTCGCACTATGTTCTTTTATGTTCAAACTGCGATGAAAAGCATCGGCGACCGTACGATGCGGTGGTGCAGTTATCACTTTCCTCTTTTGCGGcggtttcttttattagtttATCTTCTTGGGCTCGGAAATATGGGATCAGGAAGTTCCTTTTCTTGGATAAATTGTGTGATGTTAGTGATAAAGTTCGAAAAGGATATGCAGAGGAGCTGCAG AAATCAATGAAACTCCTCTGTGTATTTGTGCTTCCTTGTCTTGCTGCTGAGAGTGCATACAGAATTTGGTGGTACGCCACCGGAGCGAGCCAAATTCCGTACCTTGGCAACATGTACGTGAGCGACATCATTGTGTGTGCGTTGCAGTTGGCGTCGTGGCTTTATCGAACATCCATTTTCATCCTGGCCTGCATCTTCTACCAACTTACTTGTCATCTCCAAATACTCCGACTCGAAGACTTTGCTCAAGTTTTTCAAAAGGAAACTGAAGTGCGTTCGATATTGGCCGAACACCTCAGGATAAGAAGAAATCTTCGGATCATAAGTCACCGGTTCCGCTTATTCCTTTTGTTGTCATTGGTGTTGGTCACTGCAAGTCAGTTCTTTGCTTTGCTCATGACAACTCGAACTACTACCGCTGTAAATATCTACGAGGTCGGAGAACTAGCG TTATGCTCTATAAGTCTAGTAACCGGACTATTCATCTGCTTGAGGAGTGCCACAAAGATCACTCACAGAGCACAGGCTATCACGGGCCTTGCCGCTAAGTGGCATGTATGTGCAACAATCAACTCTTTCGACGAAGCTGATGGTGAAACACCCATGGCTCAGATCGTTTCTCCACAGATGTATCCGGTGGACGTCGATTGGGAATcagatgaagaagatgaagggGATGATTTGGATAACACGAAGCTTGTCCCCATTTTTGCGCACACGGTATCTTTCCAAAAGAGACAGGCATTAG TGACATATCTAGAGCACAACAGAGCTGGAATTACAGTGTACGGTTTCATGGTAGACAGAACTGGAATCCACACCATATTCGGGATCGAACTAGCTTTACTGCTTTGGCTACTCAACAAGACAATAG TAAACTTGACATGA
- the LOC107935405 gene encoding uncharacterized protein isoform X2, whose amino-acid sequence MENETQSLLPKNRSSNPSYSTPEGLELRSFRLGLNWFCLDQSNLWKVSLSWSFFFVLAIGVPIISHYVLLCSNCDEKHRRPYDAVVQLSLSSFAAVSFISLSSWARKYGIRKFLFLDKLCDVSDKVRKGYAEELQKSMKLLCVFVLPCLAAESAYRIWWYATGASQIPYLGNMYVSDIIVCALQLASWLYRTSIFILACIFYQLTCHLQILRLEDFAQVFQKETEVRSILAEHLRIRRNLRIISHRFRLFLLLSLVLVTASQFFALLMTTRTTTAVNIYEVGELALCSISLVTGLFICLRSATKITHRAQAITGLAAKWHVCATINSFDEADGETPMAQIVSPQMYPVDVDWESDEEDEGDDLDNTKLVPIFAHT is encoded by the exons ATGGAAAATGAAACCCAATCTTTATTACCCAAAAACAGATCATCAAATCCAAGCTATTCAACTCCAGAAGGGCTCGAATTAAGGAGTTTCAGATTAGGTCTCAACTGGTTTTGTTTAGATCAATCCAATTTATGGAAAGTGAGTCTTTCTTGGTCTTTCTTCTTCGTGCTTGCTATTGGGGTTCCGATTATTTCGCACTATGTTCTTTTATGTTCAAACTGCGATGAAAAGCATCGGCGACCGTACGATGCGGTGGTGCAGTTATCACTTTCCTCTTTTGCGGcggtttcttttattagtttATCTTCTTGGGCTCGGAAATATGGGATCAGGAAGTTCCTTTTCTTGGATAAATTGTGTGATGTTAGTGATAAAGTTCGAAAAGGATATGCAGAGGAGCTGCAG AAATCAATGAAACTCCTCTGTGTATTTGTGCTTCCTTGTCTTGCTGCTGAGAGTGCATACAGAATTTGGTGGTACGCCACCGGAGCGAGCCAAATTCCGTACCTTGGCAACATGTACGTGAGCGACATCATTGTGTGTGCGTTGCAGTTGGCGTCGTGGCTTTATCGAACATCCATTTTCATCCTGGCCTGCATCTTCTACCAACTTACTTGTCATCTCCAAATACTCCGACTCGAAGACTTTGCTCAAGTTTTTCAAAAGGAAACTGAAGTGCGTTCGATATTGGCCGAACACCTCAGGATAAGAAGAAATCTTCGGATCATAAGTCACCGGTTCCGCTTATTCCTTTTGTTGTCATTGGTGTTGGTCACTGCAAGTCAGTTCTTTGCTTTGCTCATGACAACTCGAACTACTACCGCTGTAAATATCTACGAGGTCGGAGAACTAGCG TTATGCTCTATAAGTCTAGTAACCGGACTATTCATCTGCTTGAGGAGTGCCACAAAGATCACTCACAGAGCACAGGCTATCACGGGCCTTGCCGCTAAGTGGCATGTATGTGCAACAATCAACTCTTTCGACGAAGCTGATGGTGAAACACCCATGGCTCAGATCGTTTCTCCACAGATGTATCCGGTGGACGTCGATTGGGAATcagatgaagaagatgaagggGATGATTTGGATAACACGAAGCTTGTCCCCATTTTTGCGCACACG TGA
- the LOC107935346 gene encoding E3 ubiquitin-protein ligase COP1, producing MGGTLVPTATKSEPPSPPPPMESTAPSIPPPPPPPMPPSLMEEEPSEADIDKDVLCPICMQIIKDAFMTACGHSFCYMCILTHLRNKSDCPCCSRYLTNNHIFPNLLLNKLLKKISARQSARNASPVENLRQTILQGCEVSAKELDSLLSLLVDKKMKMEQSEAETNMQILLDFLNCLRKKKLEELTQIQNDLQYIKEDTTAVKKRTMELYTAKERCSMNLRMLVDDFSAEKPLPSLIDQYNNGAITGGRNSQGWIGSARSQSRVSYQANSPGFRSKDANGGSDSTCNTDSGLTVARKRRIHAQFNDLQECYLQKRQHWTKQFNKQEDEGPAAMDVDGYNPGLQDFQAVLTTFTRYSRLRVIAELRHGDIFHSANIVSSIEFDRDDEMFAIAGVSRRIKVFEFSAIVNEPADVHCPIVEMSTRSKLSCLSWNKYTKNHIASCDYDGIVTVWDITTRQSLMEYEEHEKRAWSVDFSRTEPSMLVSGSDDCKVKVWCTKQEASVLNIDMKANICSVKYNPGSSVHVAVGSADHRVHYYDLRNISKPLYVFGGHKKAVSYVKFLSNHELASASTDSTLRLWDVKENLPLRTFKGHKNEKNFVGLTVNSEFIACGSETNEVFAYHKAISKPAASYKFGSDMAGVDEEAGSYFISAVCWKSDSPTLLVANSQGTIKVLVLAA from the exons ATGGGCGGGACACTTGTTCCCACCGCAACTAAATCCGAGCCGCCATCACCACCGCCGCCGATGGAAAGCACCGCGCCTTCtattcctcctcctcctcctcctccgaTGCCGCCGTCATTGATGGAGGAAGAGCCTTCTGAAGCTGACATTGATAAGGATGTGCTATGTCCGATATGCATGCAGATTATCAAAGACGCTTTTATGACGGCTTGTGGTCATAGCTTTTGTTATATGTGTATTTTGACTCATCTTCGAAATAAGAGCGATTGTCCTTGTTGTTCTCGTTATCTCACTAATAATCATATCTTCCCTAATTTATTGCTTAATAAg TTATTGAAGAAAATCTCTGCTCGTCAATCAGCAAGGAATGCCTCTCCGGTAGAAAATCTTCGTCAAACAATACTGCAG GGTTGTGAGGTGTCAGCCAAGGAGCTGGATAGTTTGTTGTCTCTACTTGTTGACAAGAAGATGAAAATGGAGCAAAGTGAAGCAGAGACAAACATGCAGATTCTGCTTGATTTCTTGAACTGTCTAAGGAAGAAAAAGCTTGAAGAGCTTACTCAG ATTCAAAATGATCTTCAATATATTAAGGAGGACACAACTGCTGTAAAGAAACGTACCATGGAATTGTATACGGCGAAAGAGAGATGCTCCATGAATCTAAGGATGCTTGTTGATGATTTCTCTGCAGAAAAACCCTTGCCTTCATTGATTGATCAATATAATAATGGCGCAATAACTGGTGGTCGCAACTCACAAGGCTGGATAGGTTCAGCAAGGTCACAGAGCAGGGTTAGTTACCAAGCAAATTCACCGGGATTCAGAAGTAAAGATGCCAATGGTGGGTCAGATTCTACATGCAATACTGATTCAGGATTGACTGTGGCAAGAAAGAGGCGGATTCATGCACAG TTTAATGACCTACAAGAGTGTTACTTGCAAAAGCGGCAGCATTGGACCAAACAATTTAATAAACAGGAAGATGAAGGTCCAGCAGCAATGGATGTAGATGGTTATAATCCTGGTCTTCAGGATTTTCAGGCAGTGCTAACTACATTTACACGATACAG TCGATTGAGGGTCATTGCTGAACTTAGGCATGGTGATATTTTCCACTCTGCTAACATTGTCTCAAG TATAGAATTTGATCGTGATGATGAGATGTTTGCTATTGCTGGAGTGTCAAGGCGCATCAAGGTTTTTGAGTTTTCTGCG ATTGTGAATGAACCAGCAGATGTGCATTGTCCTATTGTTGAAATGTCTACCAGATCTAAGCTTAGTTGCTTGAGTTGGAATAAGTACACAAAAAACCATATTGCTAGCTGTGATTATGATGGGATAGTAACTGTCTGGGACATTACTACTCGGCAG agtttgatggaatatgaggAACATGAAAAGCGAGCTTGGAGTGTTGATTTTTCACGCACCGAACCTTCAATGCTTGTCTCTGGCAGTGATGACTGCAAG GTCAAAGTTTGGTGCACAAAGCAAGAAGCCAGTGTTCTCAACATCGACATGAAAGCAAACATTTGTTCTGTCAAGTACAATCCTGGATCCAGTGTTCATGTAGCG GTTGGTTCTGCTGATCACCGTGTTCACTATTATGACTTGAGAAACATCAGCAAACCGCTTTATGTGTTTGGTGGGCATAAGAAAGCTGTTTCATATGTGAAATTTTTGTCTAACCATGAATTGGCTTCTGCTTCAACTGACAGCACACTGCGCTTATGGGATGTAAAAGAAAATTTACCA CTGCGCACTTTCAAGGGTCACAAAAATGAGAAGAATTTCGTTGGCCTCACAGTAAACAGTGAGTTCATTGCTTGTGGCAGTGAAACAAATGAAGTATTTGCATATCACAAG GCTATATCTAAACCTGCAGCTTCGTATAAATTTGGTTCCGACATGGCTGGTGTCGATGAGGAAGCCGGATCTTACTTCATCAGTGCTGTATGTTGGAAGAGCGATAGCCCGACACTACTCGTGGCAAACAGTCAGGGAACAATAAAAGTGCTCGTGCTTGCGGCTTAA
- the LOC107935344 gene encoding probable tyrosine-protein phosphatase DSP4: MRVEGFQGKVYEAAELSPPRPNSPITTEDDNDNNGEELFVPPLNFAMVDNGVFRSGFPDYANFSFLQSLGLRSIIYLCPESYPEANNEFLKANGIRLFQFGIDGCKEPFVNIPEETIREALNVVLDVKNHPLLIHCKRGKHRTGCVVGCLRKLQRWCLSSIFDEYQRFAAAKARVSDQRFMEKFDVSGMKHLRITFSCSKR; encoded by the exons ATGAGAGTCGAAGGATTCCAGGGAAAGGTTTACGAGGCGGCTGAGCTCTCGCCGCCACGGCCTAATTCTCCAATTACCACCGAAGATGATAACGATAACAACGGCGAGGAGTTGTTCGTGCCTCCCTTGAATTTCGCTATGGTAGATAATGGAGTTTTCAGGTCTGGTTTCCCCGATTACGCCAATTTTAGCTTCTTGCAATCGCTAGGGCTCCGTTCTATTAT ATATCTTTGCCCGGAATCCTATCCAGAAGCCAACAATGAGTTTTTAAAGGCTAATGGAATCCGGCTTTTTCAATTCGGTATTGATGGATGCAAG GAGCCTTTTGTAAACATTCCAGAGGAAACAATCCGGGAAGCATTGAATGTAGTCCTTG ATGTAAAGAACCATCCACTGCTAATCCATTGCAAACGAGGAAAG CACCGTACTGGTTGTGTTGTGGGATGCTTAAGAAAATTGCAGAGATGGTGTCTGTCTTCAATTTTCGATGAGTACCAACGGTTTGCCGCTGCCAAAGCAAGGGTGTCTGACCAGAGGTTCATGGAAAAGTTTGATGTTTCTGGCATGAAGCATTTACGGATAACGTTTTCATGTTCAAAGAGATAG